The Marivirga tractuosa DSM 4126 genome contains the following window.
GCACTTCTAGGAAATACTCGCTCTTCACCTCTGTTATAGAAAATCACCTTGTCATTTTCATCCACATAGGTGATGTCAACGGGAATGGTTCTGAAAAGCAAATTAACTTGCTCCACCGTCATGTAGCCCTCGTCATAATGGGCACTTTTTTCATCTAGAAAAGTGAGATCTTTGGCTTGTTCATCCTTGGATGGGTGCACATATTCTGGTGTTTCTTTAGGGGAAGGTTCACATTCGGGCATCCAGCCAATTTCCACCTCTCCTTTTTCCATTTGTCTCCAATCTTGTTCTTCCAATATTTGGAGCGCATTAGGAAATAAAACAGTTTGCTCTACTGCCATCAAATTATTGATGCCATCTAACAGATAGTGAATATTTTGATCAATTTTTTCGAATTCTCTTTCCTCAAAGGATTTTCTCAATAGTCTAATTTGATCTCTTAAATTATCATGAAAGGACCACATGTTTTGAGACGGGCCGTTCCATCCTCTTTTTTCCAGATAAGGAAAAAGTTGGTTTTCTTTACGCTCAAACCTTTTGTCTATAGTGGTCAATTTGTTGAAGAGATTGAAAAACACTTGCGGCTCCTCTGAAGCCTTTACTGTTCTTAATTCCCAGATGATATTTTGTATTAAGTCAATCTCTTTTATATAATGATTAAGCGGATGCCATTCGGGCAATTTTGCTATTTCTTCAGGTATTTGCATAACTATTGATTTTTAATTTTTGTATATAATTTCACTAAAGAGTGAATCAAATCATCTGGCTTGGAAAGAATCTGATAATGGTTTTGTCCAAACATCTGAGGTAAATAATATTTGGCTTGCGATTCTATGGCTATTGCATAGGAGTTAATATTATTTTGGTTGAATTCTTTCAGGGCTTGCTTCACATCCTGCACACCATATTTTCCCTCATATCTGTCATAATCATTTGGCTTACCGTCACTGAGTAGAATCACCCATTTATTCTGGCTTTCCCTGCTTTGCAGTCTGGTGCCAGCATGCCGAAGCGCAGTTCCAATTCGAGTGTAGCCGCTTGGTGCAATTGCTCCCACTTTATAGCGGGCATTTGACCATTTTTCATCAAAATCTTTAATTGTAAGGTAGCTAGAATGATTTCTGGTTTTGGAATAGAAGCCATCAATGCAGAAATCAATGTTAAACTCATTCAATAT
Protein-coding sequences here:
- a CDS encoding DUF438 domain-containing protein produces the protein MQIPEEIAKLPEWHPLNHYIKEIDLIQNIIWELRTVKASEEPQVFFNLFNKLTTIDKRFERKENQLFPYLEKRGWNGPSQNMWSFHDNLRDQIRLLRKSFEEREFEKIDQNIHYLLDGINNLMAVEQTVLFPNALQILEEQDWRQMEKGEVEIGWMPECEPSPKETPEYVHPSKDEQAKDLTFLDEKSAHYDEGYMTVEQVNLLFRTIPVDITYVDENDKVIFYNRGEERVFPRSAGIIGREVKFCHPPKSVGKVLQILEAFRAGSKSEASFWINFKGRLIYIRYFAVLDDQKNYKGVVEMSQDITDIKDIEGEKRLLEWS